Proteins encoded together in one Formosa sp. Hel3_A1_48 window:
- a CDS encoding pseudouridine synthase, translating into MKNRDKIKPSVSKDKENSQRIRLNKFISNSGICSRREADMFISIGNVTVNGKVVTEMGYKVKPDDDVRFDGARINPEQKAYVLLNKPKGFATTTSEGKGRTVMDLVAKATSSKIRPIGRLGRNSLGLILFTNDEKLHAKFTNSKHGVARLFQVTLDSPLQFEHLKQIQEGFKHKGKLIRVEAISYVEGAKKNEIGIKIKNTGNTLLRTIFTHFNYEIEKIDCVSIGPLTKKDLPRGHWKHLSAQELSLMMML; encoded by the coding sequence GTGAAAAACAGAGATAAAATAAAACCGTCAGTCAGTAAGGATAAAGAGAATTCCCAACGTATTCGATTGAATAAATTTATTTCAAATTCGGGAATTTGTTCCCGCCGAGAGGCTGATATGTTCATTAGTATTGGCAATGTGACTGTGAATGGTAAAGTGGTCACCGAAATGGGTTATAAAGTAAAACCAGATGACGACGTTCGTTTTGATGGTGCGCGAATTAACCCAGAGCAAAAGGCTTATGTTTTATTGAACAAGCCCAAAGGATTTGCTACCACTACAAGTGAAGGAAAAGGGCGAACAGTAATGGATTTAGTTGCTAAGGCAACGTCTTCTAAAATTCGGCCCATTGGGCGTTTGGGGAGAAATTCGCTTGGTTTAATTTTATTTACCAATGACGAAAAGCTACATGCTAAATTTACGAACTCCAAACATGGCGTGGCGCGTCTTTTTCAAGTAACACTAGACAGTCCTTTACAGTTTGAGCATCTTAAACAAATTCAGGAAGGCTTTAAGCACAAAGGGAAACTCATTCGGGTTGAAGCCATTAGTTATGTTGAAGGCGCTAAGAAGAATGAAATTGGAATTAAGATTAAAAATACAGGCAATACTCTTTTACGAACAATTTTTACACATTTTAACTACGAAATTGAAAAAATTGATTGTGTATCTATTGGGCCGCTTACTAAAAAGGATTTACCAAGAGGACATTGGAAACACCTTTCGGCACAAGAACTTAGCTTGATGATGATGCTCTAA
- a CDS encoding geranylgeranylglycerol-phosphate geranylgeranyltransferase — translation MQSNFKHTLLKVFSMFSVVRGYNIGLIILAQYLTSVFILAPNTPIFDVLLDPFLLAVVLATIGAVASGYIINNFYDQEKDIINRPQKFILDRMVSQQTKLKLYVILNFLVLLAASAISFRAVLFFITYIFGIWYYSHKIKKMPLIGNLSSALLSISPFFAIFLYFKNYNALIYVFGFYLFLILAMRELIKDLENIKGDLALDYQTVPVVYGESLTKWIFTLMVLINTAVSLFLVLNFDLGLMDYFFLYSILTLIICLSIIWLTISHKHYNLAHNMLKLLIFLGVLSIILLDPALIINKIF, via the coding sequence ATGCAATCCAATTTTAAACATACACTGCTAAAGGTTTTTAGCATGTTTTCTGTTGTCCGTGGCTACAATATTGGATTGATTATCCTTGCGCAATACCTAACGTCTGTATTTATATTAGCGCCAAACACCCCAATTTTTGATGTCCTTCTGGATCCATTTCTCTTAGCAGTAGTTTTAGCGACTATTGGAGCTGTGGCCTCAGGTTATATTATTAACAACTTTTACGATCAAGAAAAAGATATAATAAATAGGCCTCAGAAATTTATTTTGGACCGCATGGTTAGTCAGCAAACAAAGCTCAAGCTTTACGTTATTTTGAACTTTTTAGTTTTACTTGCGGCTAGTGCAATTTCTTTTCGTGCAGTTTTATTTTTTATTACTTATATTTTTGGAATATGGTATTATTCCCACAAAATAAAAAAAATGCCCCTAATAGGTAACCTTAGTTCAGCCCTACTTTCAATAAGTCCTTTTTTTGCCATCTTTCTTTATTTTAAGAATTACAATGCGTTGATTTATGTTTTTGGGTTTTATTTGTTTCTGATTCTTGCCATGCGCGAGTTGATTAAGGACTTAGAGAATATTAAAGGAGATTTGGCTCTAGACTACCAAACAGTTCCCGTGGTGTATGGCGAGAGTCTTACCAAATGGATATTCACTTTAATGGTTTTGATCAACACAGCAGTAAGCCTGTTTTTAGTGCTCAATTTTGATTTAGGCCTGATGGACTACTTTTTTCTATATTCAATTCTTACCTTGATTATCTGTTTATCTATAATTTGGCTTACCATATCACACAAGCATTATAATCTTGCACATAATATGTTGAAACTCTTGATTTTTTTAGGAGTTTTGAGTATCATATTACTGGACCCAGCATTAATAATCAACAAGATTTTTTAG
- a CDS encoding mevalonate kinase family protein: MKGPLFYSKILLFGEYGIIKDSKGLSIPYNFYKGALKSDHNPSAESLESNTILSEYLIYLKTLDNTVGQFNFEQMQKDISNGMYFDSSIPQGYGVGSSGALVAAIYDKYATEKVTVLENLTRVKLLKLKTIFAQMESFFHGKSSGLDPLNSYLSLPILISAQDQIEATGIPSQNTTGKGTVFLLDSGVVGETAPMVQIFMQKMKQEGFRSMLKDQFIKHTDHCVDAFLAGDVHTLFKSTKQLSKVVLSHFKPMIPKKFHQLWASGIESNDYYLKLCGSGGGGYILGFTEDIDKARKALSDYKLEVVYNF, from the coding sequence ATGAAAGGACCACTTTTTTATTCCAAGATTTTACTTTTCGGCGAATATGGAATCATCAAAGATTCCAAGGGTTTATCTATTCCTTATAATTTCTATAAAGGGGCTTTGAAGTCTGACCATAACCCTTCGGCTGAATCCCTTGAGTCTAATACTATTCTTTCTGAATATTTAATATATTTAAAAACCTTAGACAATACTGTAGGGCAGTTCAATTTTGAACAAATGCAAAAAGATATTTCTAATGGGATGTACTTTGACTCTTCTATACCTCAAGGCTATGGTGTGGGCAGTAGTGGGGCTTTAGTAGCGGCTATTTATGATAAATATGCAACTGAAAAGGTCACTGTTCTTGAAAATCTTACACGTGTCAAACTTTTAAAATTGAAAACTATTTTTGCGCAGATGGAATCGTTCTTCCACGGTAAATCTTCTGGATTAGATCCCTTGAATAGTTATTTAAGTCTTCCTATTTTGATTTCTGCACAAGACCAAATTGAGGCTACGGGTATTCCCTCACAAAACACTACAGGAAAAGGAACAGTTTTTCTTTTGGACAGTGGTGTTGTAGGCGAAACGGCTCCAATGGTACAGATTTTTATGCAAAAAATGAAGCAAGAAGGTTTCCGATCGATGTTGAAAGATCAGTTCATCAAACATACCGATCATTGTGTAGATGCGTTTCTAGCTGGTGATGTGCACACTCTTTTTAAAAGTACTAAACAGCTTTCTAAGGTTGTTTTAAGTCATTTCAAACCCATGATTCCGAAGAAGTTTCATCAACTCTGGGCTTCAGGGATTGAATCTAATGATTATTATTTGAAGCTTTGTGGCTCAGGTGGTGGTGGTTATATTCTTGGGTTTACTGAAGATATTGACAAGGCACGTAAAGCGCTTTCAGACTATAAATTAGAGGTCGTTTACAACTTCTAA
- a CDS encoding diphosphomevalonate/mevalonate 3,5-bisphosphate decarboxylase family protein, whose protein sequence is MLVEEFIPNTPSKNIGSGAIGFSSPSNIALVKYWGKRPHQIPANPSISFTLSNCKTNTILRYSPKSTDDFSFDVFLDGNKQADFRPKIQQFFERILPYAPFLKSFHFDIETSNTFPHSSGIASSASGMSALAICVVALEELICVDLDSAFLKRKASFLARLGSGSACRSIEGGLVVWGKHNSILGSSDLVGFQFPFEVHPVFKDYQDAILLVDKGEKQVSSSVGHNLMHNHPYAKARFEQAHTHMDQLIPILESGAVQEFMKIVEKEALSLHAMMMSSDPYFILMKPNTLEIINSIWAFRKATQIPVCFTLDAGANVHVLYPKQYTSEVEHLIKDQLSVYCQNGQYILDHVGLGAEPIKI, encoded by the coding sequence ATGCTTGTAGAAGAATTTATTCCTAATACCCCCTCGAAAAACATTGGCAGTGGTGCCATCGGATTCTCTTCGCCCAGTAATATAGCTTTGGTAAAATATTGGGGTAAAAGACCACATCAAATTCCAGCTAACCCCTCTATTAGCTTCACTCTTAGTAATTGCAAAACAAATACGATTTTACGTTACTCACCGAAATCGACAGACGATTTTTCTTTTGATGTATTCTTGGATGGAAATAAACAAGCTGATTTTAGACCAAAAATTCAGCAGTTTTTTGAGCGCATCCTGCCCTATGCACCTTTTTTAAAGTCTTTTCATTTCGATATTGAAACAAGCAATACATTCCCGCACAGTTCCGGAATTGCCTCATCGGCTTCTGGTATGAGTGCTTTGGCCATCTGTGTTGTTGCTTTAGAGGAATTGATTTGTGTCGATTTGGACAGTGCGTTTTTGAAACGAAAGGCGTCCTTTTTGGCTCGGTTAGGCTCAGGGAGTGCCTGCCGCAGCATCGAAGGTGGATTGGTGGTTTGGGGAAAACACAATTCAATTTTGGGAAGTTCAGACTTAGTAGGCTTTCAGTTTCCGTTTGAAGTCCACCCTGTTTTTAAAGACTATCAAGATGCAATTCTTTTGGTCGACAAAGGAGAGAAACAAGTGAGCAGCTCTGTAGGCCACAATTTGATGCATAATCATCCCTACGCAAAGGCTCGTTTTGAACAAGCACACACGCATATGGACCAGCTGATTCCAATACTTGAATCAGGTGCTGTTCAAGAGTTTATGAAAATTGTAGAAAAAGAAGCCCTAAGCTTACATGCTATGATGATGAGTAGCGACCCGTATTTTATTTTGATGAAGCCTAATACTTTGGAAATCATAAACAGCATATGGGCTTTTAGAAAAGCAACGCAGATTCCTGTATGCTTTACTTTAGATGCTGGAGCAAATGTACATGTTCTGTATCCAAAACAATACACCTCTGAAGTTGAACACTTAATAAAAGATCAGTTGTCTGTTTATTGCCAAAATGGTCAGTATATTCTTGATCATGTTGGGCTAGGTGCAGAACCAATCAAAATTTAG
- a CDS encoding NAD(P)/FAD-dependent oxidoreductase: protein MEQYDVLVVGGGAAGFFAAINTAERNPALSVAILERGTSVLNKVKVSGGGRCNVTHAEFIPNELASYYPRGQKELKGPFHSFMTGDTMAWFESRGVPLKIEDDGRVFPESNSSQSIIDCFLKQSQKYDIKLKKNHAVRSIGQTGDSWAVETTKEVFYCKKLMIATGSNPKIWQMLQSLGHNISPAVPSLFTFDIDDPRLKDIPGVVAKDVAVEVMGTSLHSEGPLLITHSGLSAPSILKLSAFGAIELAQLNYKFEIKINFIQQDAASCLEVLMKNKLELSKKLVRNTPLFELPKRLWVKLVQAAAIADELRWADLNKLQLQSLSKQLTKAVFQVHGKSTFKEEFVTAGGIDLKEINFKTYESKLFKNLFFAGEIINIDGVTGGFNFQNAWTGAYLAAQELSK from the coding sequence ATGGAACAATATGATGTGCTTGTGGTTGGCGGTGGTGCTGCTGGTTTTTTTGCTGCGATCAATACCGCCGAACGGAATCCTGCCTTAAGCGTGGCTATTTTGGAGCGCGGGACATCTGTACTAAACAAAGTGAAAGTTTCTGGCGGTGGACGTTGTAATGTTACCCATGCAGAATTTATACCCAACGAATTAGCATCTTATTACCCCAGAGGCCAAAAAGAGCTGAAGGGACCGTTTCATTCTTTTATGACTGGAGATACAATGGCGTGGTTCGAATCCCGTGGTGTCCCCCTTAAGATTGAAGATGATGGACGAGTTTTTCCAGAGTCAAATTCTTCACAATCCATAATAGATTGTTTTCTTAAACAGAGTCAAAAATATGATATAAAGCTTAAAAAAAATCATGCGGTTCGTTCTATTGGTCAAACAGGCGACTCTTGGGCCGTTGAAACAACAAAAGAAGTTTTTTATTGTAAAAAGCTGATGATAGCAACAGGGAGTAATCCTAAAATTTGGCAGATGCTGCAGTCTCTTGGGCACAATATTTCGCCAGCAGTGCCATCACTTTTTACTTTTGATATCGATGATCCACGACTTAAAGATATTCCTGGAGTTGTTGCAAAAGACGTTGCCGTTGAAGTGATGGGAACTTCTTTACATTCTGAAGGGCCATTGTTGATTACTCATTCAGGGTTGAGCGCTCCTTCAATTTTAAAACTGTCTGCTTTTGGGGCAATAGAACTCGCTCAATTAAATTATAAATTTGAAATTAAAATTAACTTTATACAACAAGATGCCGCTTCTTGTCTTGAGGTTTTAATGAAAAATAAATTAGAATTATCCAAAAAACTCGTACGCAACACCCCTCTTTTTGAACTTCCAAAACGGTTGTGGGTTAAGTTAGTACAAGCCGCTGCTATTGCTGATGAGTTGCGTTGGGCTGATTTGAATAAATTACAACTACAATCGCTTTCAAAGCAACTTACTAAGGCTGTTTTCCAGGTTCATGGGAAAAGCACATTTAAAGAAGAATTTGTAACAGCAGGGGGGATAGACCTGAAAGAAATTAATTTTAAAACCTACGAAAGCAAGTTGTTTAAAAATCTGTTTTTTGCCGGAGAAATCATTAATATTGATGGTGTGACAGGTGGATTTAATTTTCAAAACGCTTGGACCGGCGCATATTTGGCAGCACAAGAATTGAGCAAATAA
- a CDS encoding dipeptidase, translated as MKGLKTYVETHKERFLNELFDLLKLPSVSADSAYEKDVIATAKFVAKSLEKAGCTQVELCETKGYPIVYAEKLVDPKLPTVLVYGHYDVQPADPIELWDSPPFEPLIKTTELHPEGAIFARGACDDKGQMYMHIKALEFMTSTDQLPCNVKFMIEGEEEVGSENLGAFVAEQSEKLSNDVILISDTGMISKDTPSITTGLRGLSYVEVEVTGPNRDLHSGIYGGAVANPINILSKMIASLHDANNRITIPGFYDKVEELSKDERAAMAEAPFSLEDYKKALNIEAVYGENGYSTNERNSIRPTLDVNGIWGGYTGEGAKTVIASKAYAKISMRLVPNQDHHEITALFKTHFESIAPEGVRVKVTPHHGGQGYVTPIDNIGYQAASKAYFDTFGKNPIPQRGGGSIPIVALFEEHLKSKTILMGFGLNSDAIHSPNEHYGVFNYLKGIETIPLFYKYFVDLKESR; from the coding sequence ATGAAAGGACTTAAAACTTATGTTGAAACGCACAAAGAACGATTTCTAAATGAACTCTTTGATTTACTTAAACTCCCCTCTGTAAGTGCCGATTCTGCTTATGAAAAAGACGTAATCGCAACAGCAAAATTTGTCGCCAAGAGCTTAGAAAAAGCAGGGTGTACCCAAGTCGAACTGTGTGAAACAAAAGGATATCCAATCGTTTACGCTGAAAAACTGGTCGACCCAAAACTCCCCACCGTATTGGTCTATGGACATTACGACGTTCAACCGGCGGACCCTATAGAATTGTGGGACTCACCTCCTTTTGAACCTCTTATAAAAACCACAGAATTACATCCTGAGGGTGCAATTTTTGCACGTGGTGCTTGCGACGACAAAGGCCAAATGTACATGCACATCAAAGCATTAGAGTTTATGACTTCCACAGACCAATTGCCTTGTAATGTCAAATTTATGATTGAGGGTGAAGAAGAGGTTGGAAGCGAAAACCTGGGTGCTTTTGTTGCAGAACAGAGCGAAAAACTCAGCAATGATGTTATTCTTATTTCAGATACAGGCATGATTTCCAAAGATACTCCTTCCATCACCACAGGACTGCGCGGCCTTAGTTACGTAGAAGTTGAAGTTACAGGACCAAATCGAGATTTGCACTCTGGAATTTATGGTGGTGCTGTCGCAAACCCAATCAATATTTTATCAAAAATGATTGCTTCACTACACGATGCAAACAACCGTATTACCATTCCTGGATTTTATGATAAAGTAGAAGAACTATCAAAAGATGAACGTGCAGCTATGGCCGAAGCACCCTTTTCGCTAGAGGATTATAAAAAAGCACTAAATATCGAGGCTGTATATGGTGAAAATGGTTACAGTACTAATGAACGCAATTCTATCCGGCCTACGCTCGACGTGAATGGAATATGGGGTGGCTACACAGGGGAAGGTGCTAAAACAGTCATTGCCAGTAAGGCTTACGCAAAAATTTCGATGCGCTTGGTTCCTAATCAAGACCACCACGAAATAACAGCACTTTTCAAAACGCATTTTGAATCTATCGCACCTGAGGGCGTTCGCGTAAAAGTCACACCACACCATGGTGGGCAAGGTTATGTAACTCCTATCGACAATATTGGCTATCAAGCTGCGTCAAAAGCATATTTTGATACTTTTGGTAAAAACCCCATTCCACAACGAGGTGGTGGAAGCATCCCTATTGTTGCTCTTTTTGAAGAACACCTAAAGAGCAAAACAATCCTCATGGGGTTTGGCCTCAATAGCGATGCCATTCATTCTCCAAACGAGCATTATGGTGTTTTTAATTACCTCAAAGGCATTGAGACCATTCCATTGTTTTACAAATATTTTGTGGATTTAAAAGAAAGTCGCTAA
- a CDS encoding MmcQ/YjbR family DNA-binding protein has protein sequence MTIEDIRLFCLQKPKTTEEFPFDQDTLVFKVLGKIFALCPLSHWERGAASITLKCDPEYALELRSEFDSILPGFHANKKHWNTIQLDTNELSPKFILELITHSYEMVVNNMSKKQRKKFGFEQ, from the coding sequence ATGACTATTGAAGACATTCGTCTATTTTGTTTGCAAAAACCTAAAACAACAGAAGAATTTCCTTTCGATCAAGATACTCTTGTATTTAAAGTACTGGGCAAAATATTTGCTCTTTGTCCTCTAAGTCATTGGGAGCGAGGTGCTGCATCCATCACCTTGAAATGTGATCCAGAATACGCTTTGGAATTGAGGAGTGAATTTGACTCAATCCTCCCTGGTTTTCACGCCAATAAAAAACATTGGAATACGATTCAATTAGACACGAATGAGCTCTCACCAAAATTTATTTTAGAACTTATTACTCATAGTTACGAAATGGTAGTAAACAATATGAGTAAAAAACAGCGTAAAAAATTCGGTTTCGAACAATAA
- a CDS encoding cyclase family protein: protein MKAIIHANSRTYTIFVDQPIDISIPLRAAKDNVNAWYLPPPKIYPAVIKNWTGSVKSGASVNFNSIEFNPHAHGTHTECVGHITEEVHSINSCLKQFLFVAEVITVVPEKNGEDLVISEKQLRYAIGNKKREAVVIRTLPNTKDKLNRQYANSNPPYLSEAAAVYLRTKGVKHLLVDMPSVDKENDDGQLLAHKAFWDVDGDVRMEATITELIYVPNRVKDGKYILNLLIAPFQNDASPSKPVLYMLYD, encoded by the coding sequence ATGAAAGCCATTATCCATGCCAACAGCAGAACGTACACTATTTTTGTAGATCAACCTATTGATATTTCAATCCCCTTAAGGGCGGCTAAAGACAACGTCAATGCATGGTATTTGCCCCCACCTAAAATTTATCCAGCGGTCATTAAAAACTGGACAGGTAGTGTCAAAAGTGGCGCCTCGGTCAATTTTAATTCTATTGAATTTAATCCGCATGCTCATGGGACACATACCGAGTGTGTAGGTCATATTACTGAAGAGGTGCACAGTATCAATTCATGCCTAAAACAGTTTTTATTTGTTGCTGAGGTCATCACGGTTGTCCCTGAAAAGAATGGAGAAGATTTGGTCATCTCTGAAAAACAACTGCGCTATGCTATTGGTAATAAAAAACGCGAAGCTGTAGTAATCCGTACCTTACCCAATACCAAAGACAAGCTAAATCGACAATATGCAAATTCTAACCCGCCTTATCTGTCTGAAGCTGCGGCAGTGTATTTAAGAACTAAGGGGGTGAAACACCTATTGGTGGATATGCCTAGTGTAGATAAAGAAAACGACGATGGTCAGTTATTGGCCCACAAAGCCTTTTGGGATGTTGATGGCGATGTGCGCATGGAAGCCACGATTACTGAATTGATTTATGTTCCTAACCGTGTCAAAGACGGTAAATATATTTTGAATCTATTAATTGCACCATTTCAAAACGATGCTTCTCCGAGCAAGCCAGTTCTTTACATGCTTTACGATTAA
- the hemW gene encoding radical SAM family heme chaperone HemW encodes MAGLYIHIPFCKKACHYCNFHFSTNQKHKQDFIEALCKELQLRAKELSPVVFESVYFGGGTPSLLTTNDLNIIFQTIETYCQVSPNAEITLEANPDDFTEDKLIMLSETPINRLSIGIQSFFDEDLKLMNRAHSAKEAHKCIQLATPYFDNITIDLLYGMPQMTNTRWLENLQIAFDLGLNHLSSYALTVEPKTALEHFIKTDQHPPMDDAVAAAHFQILVDETAKAGFTHYEVCSFGKPGYFSKHNSSYWLGKPYLGLGPSAHSFDGKKRSWNISNNKKYINALANDNLPLTSEILTPENCFNEYLMTGLRTIWGVSLDRIEKEYGTAFQTQLLKNAQKHFDAKTLILDQNHLKTTQKGKFLCDGIASDLFML; translated from the coding sequence TTGGCAGGACTCTACATACATATTCCCTTTTGTAAAAAAGCATGTCATTATTGTAATTTTCATTTTTCTACCAACCAAAAGCATAAGCAAGATTTTATTGAGGCCCTTTGCAAAGAACTTCAGCTTAGAGCAAAAGAGTTGAGCCCAGTAGTTTTTGAATCTGTTTATTTTGGTGGAGGAACACCGTCTTTACTAACGACAAATGATTTAAACATTATTTTTCAAACTATCGAAACTTACTGCCAAGTATCGCCAAATGCTGAAATTACGCTAGAAGCTAATCCAGATGATTTTACAGAAGATAAACTCATAATGCTTTCTGAAACGCCAATAAACAGGCTGAGCATCGGAATCCAATCTTTTTTTGATGAAGATTTGAAACTAATGAATCGTGCTCATAGCGCCAAGGAAGCCCATAAATGTATTCAATTGGCAACGCCATACTTCGATAATATCACTATAGATTTGCTGTATGGGATGCCGCAAATGACTAATACGCGGTGGCTAGAGAACCTTCAAATTGCCTTTGATTTGGGGCTAAACCACTTGTCGAGTTATGCGCTTACGGTAGAGCCAAAAACAGCTTTAGAACATTTTATAAAAACAGACCAACATCCCCCCATGGATGATGCTGTGGCGGCCGCACATTTTCAAATTTTAGTAGATGAAACAGCCAAAGCGGGGTTTACTCATTATGAAGTATGTAGTTTTGGTAAACCGGGCTATTTTTCCAAACACAACAGTAGTTATTGGTTAGGTAAACCTTATCTCGGTCTTGGCCCATCGGCGCATTCTTTTGATGGTAAAAAGCGATCTTGGAACATTTCCAACAATAAAAAATACATCAATGCCTTGGCCAATGATAATTTGCCACTAACATCAGAAATTCTAACTCCAGAAAATTGTTTTAACGAATATTTGATGACCGGACTACGTACCATTTGGGGCGTTTCATTAGATCGTATCGAAAAAGAATATGGAACTGCTTTTCAAACACAACTTCTAAAAAATGCTCAAAAACATTTTGATGCCAAAACGCTGATTTTAGACCAAAATCATTTAAAAACTACCCAAAAAGGAAAATTTTTGTGTGATGGTATTGCCTCAGATTTATTTATGCTGTAA
- the ruvC gene encoding crossover junction endodeoxyribonuclease RuvC produces the protein MATSNTSEKIILGIDPGTTIMGFGLIKVKGKTMEFLQLNELQLKKYSDHYLKLKLIFERTIELIDTFNPDEIAIEAPFFGKNVQSMLKLGRAQGVAMAAGLSREIPITEYSPKKIKMAITGNGNASKEQVAKMLQSLLQLKELPKNLDSTDGLAAAVCHFYNAGKVTAGKSYTGWSAFVKQNEKRVNK, from the coding sequence ATGGCCACATCAAATACTAGCGAAAAAATTATTTTGGGGATCGATCCCGGAACTACAATAATGGGTTTTGGTTTGATTAAAGTCAAAGGCAAAACCATGGAATTTTTACAATTAAATGAATTGCAACTCAAAAAATACAGCGATCATTATTTGAAGTTAAAGCTCATTTTCGAACGCACCATAGAACTTATTGATACTTTCAACCCGGATGAGATTGCGATTGAAGCTCCGTTTTTTGGAAAAAATGTACAAAGTATGCTCAAGTTGGGGCGTGCCCAAGGAGTAGCTATGGCTGCTGGACTGTCTAGAGAAATTCCCATTACGGAGTATTCGCCAAAAAAAATTAAAATGGCGATTACTGGCAATGGAAATGCCAGTAAAGAACAAGTGGCCAAAATGCTGCAAAGTCTTTTGCAACTGAAAGAATTACCTAAAAACTTGGATTCTACAGATGGCTTGGCCGCTGCAGTTTGCCATTTTTATAATGCGGGTAAAGTGACTGCTGGGAAAAGCTATACCGGATGGAGTGCTTTTGTCAAGCAAAATGAAAAAAGAGTAAATAAATAA